From the genome of Amycolatopsis sp. NBC_01488, one region includes:
- a CDS encoding glutathione-independent formaldehyde dehydrogenase, translating into MKAVVYQGPRSVEVRDVPEPKIEQPADAIVKITTTNICGSDLHMYEGRTNVEEGKILGHENMGFVAEIGSGVTRIKVGDRVSVPFNIACGTCRNCLEGWTSFCLRANPTEGVDGAAYGYANMGPYDGGQAEYLRVPWADFNLLELPGGTEHENDFTMLSDIFPTGWHGTELAGLRPGDRVVVFGAGPVGLMAAHSAVIRGAAEVYVVDKERDRLAMAEKIGALPIDLAEADPVEQIMAATGGAGADCGVEAVGYQAHDHTGEEHPELVLDNLVKTVRSTGGIGVVGVYLPDDPGAANELAKHGRIAFDYGSFFMKGQQMGTGQAPVKRYNRQLRDLIITGKANPSFLVSHELPLEQAAEGYEKFDHRDDGWTKVLLRP; encoded by the coding sequence ATGAAGGCAGTGGTGTACCAGGGACCGCGCAGCGTCGAGGTGCGCGACGTCCCCGAACCGAAGATCGAGCAGCCGGCCGACGCGATCGTCAAGATCACCACGACGAACATCTGCGGGTCGGACCTGCACATGTACGAAGGCCGCACGAACGTCGAAGAAGGCAAGATCCTCGGCCACGAGAACATGGGCTTCGTCGCCGAAATCGGGTCCGGCGTCACCCGGATCAAGGTCGGCGACCGGGTGTCGGTGCCGTTCAACATCGCCTGCGGGACCTGCCGCAACTGCCTCGAGGGCTGGACGTCGTTCTGCCTGCGCGCCAACCCGACCGAGGGAGTCGACGGTGCCGCCTACGGCTACGCCAACATGGGGCCGTACGACGGTGGCCAGGCGGAGTACCTGCGGGTGCCGTGGGCGGACTTCAACCTGCTGGAGCTGCCCGGGGGTACCGAGCACGAGAACGACTTCACCATGTTGTCGGACATCTTCCCGACCGGCTGGCACGGCACCGAGCTGGCCGGGCTGCGCCCCGGCGACCGGGTCGTGGTGTTCGGCGCCGGGCCGGTCGGGCTGATGGCCGCGCACAGCGCGGTGATCCGCGGCGCGGCCGAGGTCTACGTCGTGGACAAGGAACGTGACCGACTGGCCATGGCCGAGAAGATCGGGGCGCTCCCGATCGACCTGGCCGAGGCCGACCCCGTCGAGCAGATCATGGCCGCGACCGGCGGTGCGGGCGCCGACTGCGGCGTCGAGGCGGTCGGCTACCAGGCGCACGACCACACCGGCGAAGAGCACCCGGAGCTGGTGCTGGACAACCTGGTCAAGACGGTGCGCTCGACCGGCGGCATCGGCGTGGTCGGGGTGTACCTGCCGGACGACCCGGGCGCGGCGAACGAACTGGCCAAGCACGGCCGGATCGCCTTCGACTACGGCAGCTTCTTCATGAAGGGACAGCAGATGGGCACCGGCCAGGCCCCGGTCAAGCGCTACAACCGGCAGCTGCGCGACCTCATCATCACCGGGAAGGCGAACCCGTCGTTCCTGGTCTCGCACGAGCTGCCGCTGGAGCAGGCCGCGGAGGGCTACGAGAAGTTCGACCACCGCGACGACGGCTGGACCAAGGTGCTGTTGCGCCCGTGA
- a CDS encoding FAD-dependent monooxygenase, with the protein MRSAHDRRWPAVLDEVTGALDALTSTLATEDDFAVLLHRMCEQVVTAVPGVDEATITLLTDHQPATGIFPFADGNPTVLLNYKTDDVDAEFTGTPVDRVRAAFGPEPTGRTLGEVLDAMETADNLLFDSVEQARMDRWHRGRVVLVGDSAWCVTLYAGMGVSMGMSGADLLGTMLERHPGNVAGALAA; encoded by the coding sequence ATGCGATCGGCCCACGACCGGCGATGGCCCGCGGTGCTCGACGAGGTCACCGGCGCACTCGATGCCCTGACCAGCACCCTGGCGACCGAGGACGACTTCGCGGTGCTGCTGCACCGGATGTGCGAGCAGGTCGTCACCGCCGTGCCCGGGGTCGACGAAGCCACCATCACCCTGCTGACCGACCACCAGCCCGCGACCGGGATCTTTCCCTTCGCCGACGGCAATCCCACCGTGCTGCTGAACTACAAGACCGACGACGTCGACGCCGAATTCACCGGGACACCCGTCGACCGGGTGCGCGCGGCGTTCGGACCGGAACCGACCGGCCGCACGCTGGGCGAAGTGCTCGACGCGATGGAGACGGCCGACAACCTGCTGTTCGACTCGGTGGAGCAGGCGCGGATGGACCGCTGGCACCGCGGCCGGGTCGTGCTCGTCGGAGACTCGGCCTGGTGCGTCACCCTCTACGCGGGAATGGGCGTGTCGATGGGGATGTCCGGTGCGGACCTGCTCGGCACCATGCTGGAACGCCACCCCGGGAACGTGGCGGGTGCCCTGGCCGCATGA
- a CDS encoding transglycosylase SLT domain-containing protein — protein MHHRTPGRAAWIAVLLIAGCAGPPHPATPAESSRPAATTSSAAVPSASQDPARFAGQVRTRAAEAGVAPQLVMAILYNESYKPHDPDLEREWQKLKPDAAFGVANMHRATYDQTKRGRPFAGRDWTELPDDPDLAIRAEAWYLHDLAAQLPAKHSGAYTADELLALGYNTGPATMKAFARGTRPGSQAQSYLDTLRGNWAKAAAALGHP, from the coding sequence GTGCACCATCGGACGCCAGGCCGTGCGGCCTGGATCGCGGTGCTGCTGATCGCCGGATGTGCCGGGCCTCCCCACCCGGCGACGCCCGCGGAATCGAGCCGGCCCGCGGCCACCACGTCATCGGCCGCGGTGCCGTCGGCGAGCCAGGATCCGGCGCGGTTCGCCGGCCAGGTGCGGACCCGGGCCGCCGAGGCGGGCGTGGCGCCGCAGCTGGTGATGGCGATCTTGTACAACGAGTCGTACAAGCCGCACGACCCCGACCTGGAACGAGAGTGGCAGAAGCTCAAGCCGGACGCGGCGTTCGGGGTGGCGAACATGCACCGGGCCACCTACGACCAGACCAAACGCGGCCGGCCCTTCGCCGGACGGGACTGGACGGAGCTGCCCGACGATCCGGATCTGGCGATCCGGGCCGAGGCCTGGTATCTGCACGACCTCGCAGCCCAGCTCCCCGCGAAGCACTCCGGTGCCTACACCGCCGACGAGTTGCTCGCGCTCGGCTACAACACCGGCCCAGCCACCATGAAAGCCTTCGCCCGCGGCACCCGGCCCGGCTCGCAGGCACAGTCCTATCTGGACACCCTCCGCGGCAACTGGGCCAAAGCGGCAGCCGCCCTCGGCCATCCCTGA
- a CDS encoding MarR family winged helix-turn-helix transcriptional regulator, protein MADARWLDEREARLWQAYRDLTRDLQRAFDRQLERDAGLSGADYALLVPLAEAPDGVVRMRELGRVVGWDRSRVSHQVRRMEKRGLLTREDCADDARGWMVRLTPSGRTAIEAAAPEHVATVRRYFFDQLSEPERETLTRLLERLAGKLAADAEG, encoded by the coding sequence ATGGCTGACGCGCGCTGGCTGGACGAGCGGGAAGCCCGGTTGTGGCAGGCGTATCGCGACCTCACCCGGGACCTGCAGCGCGCGTTCGACCGGCAGCTCGAGCGGGACGCCGGCCTCTCCGGCGCCGACTACGCCCTCCTGGTGCCCCTGGCGGAGGCTCCGGATGGCGTCGTCCGGATGCGGGAGCTGGGCCGCGTCGTGGGGTGGGATCGCAGCCGGGTTTCCCACCAGGTCCGGCGGATGGAGAAACGCGGCCTGCTCACCCGCGAAGACTGCGCCGACGACGCCCGGGGGTGGATGGTGCGGCTGACGCCGAGCGGCCGCACGGCGATCGAGGCGGCCGCTCCGGAGCACGTGGCCACCGTCCGCCGGTACTTCTTCGACCAGCTTTCCGAGCCGGAGCGGGAGACGCTCACCCGGCTGCTCGAGCGGCTGGCCGGGAAGCTCGCCGCGGACGCCGAGGGGTAA
- a CDS encoding NADP-dependent oxidoreductase has protein sequence MKALLARTYGPLEHLEIGDLPRPAPGPGQLLVRVEAAAVNPIDVALVTGRLRAELPVRHPFVPGVDVSGVVAAVGAGTGPFAIGDAVIAWKGVPSGAFAEYTIVRADDSAAVRPAGLDARRGAALPTGALTAAALLDEAGLGPGSTLLVVGATGGLGSYTVQLAKRAGATVFATGRTGDGGYLRNLGADDVIDYSTENVAERIRDRAPDGVDAVIDVAQAGPALASSAAAVKPGGLVVSPLGGPPSFDRNVTARYTGTTTPTGRLAELAGLAATGDLRVEIDREYPFTEARQALTDFAGRHVRGKLVITF, from the coding sequence ATGAAAGCCCTGCTCGCCCGCACCTACGGCCCGCTGGAGCACCTGGAGATCGGCGACCTGCCGCGACCGGCGCCCGGCCCGGGACAGCTGCTGGTCCGCGTCGAAGCCGCGGCCGTGAACCCGATCGACGTCGCACTGGTGACCGGCCGGCTGCGGGCGGAACTGCCGGTGCGCCATCCGTTCGTGCCCGGCGTCGACGTCAGCGGCGTGGTGGCGGCCGTCGGCGCCGGGACCGGGCCGTTCGCGATCGGTGACGCGGTCATCGCGTGGAAGGGCGTGCCCTCCGGCGCGTTCGCCGAATACACGATCGTCCGGGCCGACGACTCGGCCGCGGTGCGCCCCGCGGGCCTCGATGCGCGACGCGGCGCCGCGCTGCCCACCGGGGCACTGACCGCCGCCGCCCTGCTCGACGAAGCCGGGCTCGGGCCGGGGTCGACGCTGCTGGTCGTCGGCGCCACCGGGGGCCTCGGCAGCTACACCGTCCAGCTCGCCAAACGAGCCGGGGCGACCGTGTTCGCCACCGGACGCACCGGCGACGGCGGCTATCTCCGAAACCTCGGCGCCGACGATGTGATCGACTACAGCACGGAGAACGTCGCCGAGCGCATCCGCGATCGGGCACCCGACGGCGTCGACGCCGTCATCGACGTCGCCCAGGCCGGGCCCGCGCTGGCCTCCTCCGCGGCCGCCGTGAAGCCCGGCGGCCTGGTGGTCTCCCCGCTCGGCGGACCACCGTCCTTCGACCGAAACGTCACCGCCCGCTACACCGGCACCACCACCCCCACGGGGCGGCTCGCCGAGCTGGCCGGGCTGGCCGCGACCGGCGACCTGCGCGTCGAGATCGACCGTGAGTACCCCTTCACCGAAGCCCGACAGGCGTTGACCGACTTCGCCGGCCGCCACGTCCGCGGCAAGCTCGTCATCACCTTTTGA
- a CDS encoding APC family permease, translated as MPASTSWLKRLVLGRPFRSDTLGETLLPKWLALPIFASDPLSSVAYATQEILLILSIGGLAYLTLAPWIGLAVAVLLTVVVLSYRQVVRAYPSGGGSYEVASRNLGSSAGLVVAGALMVDYIMTVAVSVASGVDNIISAVPELNDYRIALNLGFVLLLMAMNLRGIRESGRAFAIPTYLFIGGVVLMIALGLGQAVAGHAPVAESAGYDVRPEQAGLTGLALVFLLLRSFSSGCTALTGVEAISNGVPAFRKPKSANAAKTMTAMGATAVVMFGGITALAMISHVRIAEDTCDLTGFRGDCTTDPQRTVISQVAAAVFGGDHSVLFYFLQAATALILILAANTAFNGFPLLASILAQDRYLPRQLHTRGDRLAFSNGIVALALVAGALIFAFDGSTTRLIQLYILGVFTSFTLCQAGMVRHWNRALAGSTDARERRSIHRSRLINAVGAVLTAIVLIVVLVTKFTHGAYLVVIAIPALFVLMRTIHRHYTHVREELLPDEESELLPSRVHAVVLVSTLHKPSQRAVAFARATRPDTLTAITVNVDDTDTRALQRQWEQRGMKIPLKVLESPYREISRPVVQYVKNLRRASPRDVVSVYIPEYVVGRWWENILHNQSSLRLKGRLLFEPGVMVTSVPWQLSSTSRRDLQRVRPVPGDLRRGVATQRRPG; from the coding sequence GTGCCGGCATCCACCTCATGGCTCAAACGGCTGGTACTCGGACGGCCGTTCCGCAGCGACACCCTCGGCGAGACGCTCCTTCCCAAGTGGCTCGCCCTGCCGATCTTCGCCAGCGACCCGCTGTCCTCGGTGGCCTACGCGACGCAGGAGATCCTGCTGATCTTGAGCATCGGCGGCCTGGCGTACCTGACGCTGGCGCCGTGGATCGGGCTTGCCGTCGCGGTCCTGTTGACCGTGGTCGTGCTGTCCTACCGGCAAGTCGTGCGGGCCTACCCCAGCGGCGGCGGCTCCTATGAAGTCGCTTCGCGCAACCTCGGCAGTTCGGCGGGACTCGTCGTGGCCGGCGCGCTGATGGTCGACTACATCATGACCGTCGCGGTGTCGGTCGCGTCCGGCGTGGACAACATCATCTCCGCGGTGCCCGAGCTCAACGACTACCGCATCGCCTTGAACCTCGGCTTCGTCCTGCTGCTGATGGCGATGAACCTGCGCGGCATCCGGGAGTCCGGCCGCGCCTTCGCCATCCCGACCTACCTGTTCATCGGCGGGGTCGTGCTGATGATCGCACTCGGCCTCGGCCAGGCCGTCGCCGGCCACGCGCCGGTCGCCGAAAGCGCCGGCTACGACGTCCGCCCCGAACAGGCCGGCTTGACCGGCCTGGCGCTCGTGTTCCTGCTGCTGCGGTCCTTCTCCTCCGGCTGCACCGCGCTCACCGGCGTCGAGGCGATCTCCAACGGCGTGCCCGCGTTCCGCAAGCCCAAGAGCGCCAACGCGGCCAAGACGATGACCGCGATGGGCGCGACCGCGGTCGTCATGTTCGGCGGCATCACCGCGCTCGCCATGATCAGCCACGTCCGGATCGCCGAAGACACGTGCGACCTCACCGGGTTCCGCGGCGACTGCACCACCGACCCGCAGCGCACCGTGATCAGCCAGGTCGCCGCGGCGGTGTTCGGCGGCGACCATTCGGTGCTGTTCTACTTCCTGCAGGCCGCGACGGCACTGATCCTGATCCTCGCCGCGAACACCGCGTTCAACGGGTTCCCGCTGCTGGCCTCGATCCTCGCCCAGGACCGCTACCTGCCACGCCAGCTGCACACCCGCGGCGACCGGCTCGCCTTCTCCAACGGGATCGTCGCGCTCGCCCTCGTCGCCGGGGCCCTGATCTTCGCCTTCGACGGCTCGACGACCCGCCTGATCCAGCTCTACATCCTCGGCGTCTTCACGTCGTTCACCCTGTGCCAGGCCGGCATGGTCCGGCACTGGAACCGCGCGCTCGCCGGCAGCACCGACGCCCGTGAGCGCCGGTCGATCCACCGCTCCCGGCTGATCAACGCCGTCGGCGCGGTCCTGACCGCGATCGTCCTGATCGTCGTGCTGGTCACGAAGTTCACCCACGGCGCCTACCTGGTCGTGATCGCGATCCCAGCCTTGTTCGTCCTGATGCGGACGATCCACCGGCACTACACCCACGTCCGCGAGGAACTCCTGCCGGACGAGGAAAGCGAGCTGCTGCCCAGCCGCGTCCACGCCGTCGTCCTGGTGTCGACGCTGCACAAGCCGAGCCAGCGCGCCGTCGCGTTCGCCCGCGCGACCCGCCCCGACACCCTCACCGCGATCACGGTCAACGTCGACGACACCGACACCCGCGCACTCCAGCGGCAGTGGGAGCAACGCGGGATGAAGATCCCGCTCAAGGTTCTCGAGTCGCCGTACCGGGAAATCAGCCGGCCGGTGGTGCAGTACGTGAAGAACCTGCGGCGCGCCAGCCCCCGCGACGTCGTCAGCGTCTACATCCCCGAGTACGTCGTGGGGCGCTGGTGGGAGAACATCCTGCACAACCAGAGTTCACTGCGGCTGAAGGGGCGGCTGCTGTTCGAGCCGGGCGTCATGGTCACCAGCGTCCCGTGGCAGCTGAGTTCCACCAGCCGCCGCGACCTCCAGCGCGTCCGGCCAGTGCCCGGCGACCTCCGCCGCGGCGTCGCCACGCAGCGGCGTCCGGGCTGA
- a CDS encoding ABC transporter substrate-binding protein yields the protein MPCSGRVRTRRAALGLALTVAVATALTGCSALGSDSSNAAPTGGALEKPKIKVAILPTVDTAPLWLAQDAGYFKDEGLEVDAVVAASGQAAMTKAISGETDIAISSYMPFFVAKSTGTADMQLVADATSISPKSVAIVTVPNSPVKTINDLQGKRIAMTAKNTASDLLAKSLMKDHGVDYNSVHWVQIPFPNVAAALQQGQVDAALLPEPFISQAAKTAGAIPVIDVNTGASQDFPLSGYGATRKWVQANPKTLAAFQRAMQRATSETNKDRSKIEPLLVKYAKIDEDTAKLLSLPSFGTKLDARRLQRVPDLMAQMGAITSSVDAASMIAPQATN from the coding sequence ATGCCATGCAGCGGCCGGGTTCGCACTCGCCGTGCCGCGCTCGGGCTCGCCCTCACCGTCGCAGTCGCCACCGCCCTCACCGGCTGCAGCGCGCTCGGCTCGGACAGCTCGAACGCCGCACCGACCGGAGGCGCCCTGGAGAAGCCGAAGATCAAGGTCGCGATCTTGCCCACGGTCGACACCGCACCGCTTTGGCTCGCCCAGGACGCCGGCTACTTCAAGGACGAAGGCCTCGAAGTGGACGCCGTCGTGGCTGCGAGCGGCCAAGCGGCGATGACGAAGGCCATCTCCGGCGAAACCGACATCGCGATTTCGAGCTATATGCCGTTCTTCGTCGCGAAGAGCACCGGAACAGCCGACATGCAACTCGTCGCGGACGCGACCTCGATCAGCCCGAAGTCCGTCGCGATCGTCACCGTGCCCAACTCGCCGGTGAAGACGATCAACGACCTCCAGGGCAAGCGCATCGCGATGACCGCGAAGAACACGGCGAGCGACCTGCTGGCCAAGTCGCTGATGAAGGACCACGGCGTCGACTACAACAGCGTGCACTGGGTCCAGATCCCGTTTCCGAATGTCGCGGCGGCGCTGCAGCAGGGTCAGGTCGACGCGGCCTTGTTGCCCGAGCCGTTCATCTCGCAGGCCGCCAAAACCGCGGGCGCGATCCCGGTGATCGACGTCAACACCGGCGCCAGCCAGGACTTCCCGCTTTCGGGCTACGGCGCGACCAGGAAGTGGGTGCAGGCGAACCCGAAGACCCTCGCCGCCTTCCAGCGCGCGATGCAGCGGGCCACCAGCGAAACGAACAAGGACCGGTCCAAGATCGAACCGCTGCTGGTCAAATACGCCAAGATCGACGAAGACACCGCGAAGCTGCTCAGCTTGCCGAGCTTCGGTACCAAGCTGGACGCCCGGCGTCTGCAGCGGGTACCGGACCTGATGGCCCAGATGGGGGCGATCACGTCCTCTGTGGACGCTGCTTCGATGATCGCGCCGCAAGCAACCAACTGA
- the mdlC gene encoding benzoylformate decarboxylase — protein MNKRTVLDATRELLRELGLTTVFGNPGTTEVPFLTDWPDDFDYVLGLQESAVVAMADAYAQATRQAVLVNLHSAGGVGHGLGNLFNAYRNRTPLIIVAGQQTRSLVPHDPFLGAIDAPEFPKPYVKWSVEPATAEDVPAALARAYHVATQAPSGPVFVSVPADDWTATTERPIIARPRIRGFAPDPESIDELAAALEAAERPAIVVGGAVDHDGAVVETVALAERLQAGVYVAPMSYRCSFPEDHPLFQGFLDPERGAISDKLAAHDLVVVLGAPAFTYHVDRGRGEAPLPPLFIVSDDEQILARAFEGTGIRATPKLGVRALLNVVDRSSRPAPAPLERPAKPGDEKLTAEFVYSTLTDLLPDNAIVVEEAPSHRGYLHDHLPIKATDTGFLTTGSGSLGYGVPAAVGAALARPDRKVVGVIGDGASMYGIQALWTAARQEVPVTILILDNSEYAAVRLFGDSIGGGKLPGTELGGIDFAALAVSMGCQGVTITQPSELVRSLDTALADHRPTLVRVCVAGSADSPY, from the coding sequence ATGAACAAGCGCACGGTCCTGGATGCCACCCGCGAACTCCTCCGCGAACTCGGCCTCACCACGGTGTTCGGCAACCCCGGCACCACCGAGGTCCCGTTCCTCACCGACTGGCCGGACGACTTCGACTACGTCCTCGGCCTGCAGGAGTCCGCCGTCGTGGCGATGGCCGACGCCTACGCCCAGGCCACGCGCCAGGCCGTCCTCGTCAACCTGCACTCCGCGGGCGGCGTCGGGCACGGGCTCGGCAACCTCTTCAACGCCTACCGCAACCGCACGCCCCTCATCATCGTCGCCGGGCAGCAGACCCGGTCCCTCGTGCCGCACGATCCTTTCCTCGGCGCCATCGACGCGCCGGAGTTCCCCAAGCCGTACGTCAAGTGGTCCGTCGAGCCCGCCACCGCCGAGGACGTCCCGGCCGCGCTCGCCCGGGCCTACCACGTCGCGACGCAGGCGCCGTCCGGGCCGGTCTTCGTGTCCGTGCCCGCCGACGACTGGACCGCCACCACCGAACGCCCGATCATCGCCCGGCCCCGCATCCGCGGCTTCGCACCGGATCCCGAGTCGATCGACGAACTCGCCGCGGCACTCGAGGCCGCCGAACGGCCGGCGATCGTCGTCGGGGGAGCCGTCGACCACGACGGTGCCGTCGTCGAGACCGTCGCCCTCGCCGAACGCCTCCAGGCGGGCGTGTACGTCGCGCCGATGTCCTACCGCTGCTCGTTCCCCGAGGACCACCCGCTGTTCCAGGGCTTCCTCGATCCCGAACGCGGTGCCATCTCGGACAAGCTCGCCGCGCACGACCTCGTCGTCGTGCTCGGGGCGCCCGCCTTCACCTACCACGTCGACCGCGGGCGCGGGGAAGCTCCGCTGCCGCCGCTGTTCATCGTCAGCGACGACGAGCAGATCCTCGCGCGTGCCTTCGAAGGCACCGGCATCCGGGCGACGCCGAAGCTGGGCGTCCGCGCGCTGCTGAACGTCGTCGACCGGAGCAGCCGGCCCGCGCCGGCCCCGCTGGAGCGTCCGGCGAAGCCCGGCGACGAGAAGCTGACCGCCGAGTTCGTCTACTCGACGCTCACGGACCTGTTGCCGGACAACGCGATCGTCGTCGAGGAGGCGCCCAGTCACCGTGGCTACCTGCACGACCACCTGCCGATCAAGGCCACCGACACCGGCTTCCTGACGACGGGCAGCGGCTCGCTCGGCTACGGCGTGCCGGCCGCGGTCGGGGCGGCGCTCGCCCGGCCGGACCGCAAGGTCGTCGGCGTGATCGGTGATGGGGCGAGTATGTACGGCATCCAGGCACTGTGGACGGCCGCGCGGCAGGAAGTGCCGGTGACGATCCTGATTCTCGACAACTCCGAGTACGCGGCGGTCCGCCTCTTCGGTGACTCGATCGGCGGCGGCAAGCTGCCGGGCACCGAGCTGGGCGGCATCGACTTCGCGGCGCTGGCGGTGAGCATGGGCTGCCAGGGCGTGACGATCACGCAGCCGTCGGAGCTGGTCCGGAGCCTCGACACGGCTCTCGCGGACCACCGCCCGACCCTGGTCCGCGTCTGCGTCGCCGGGTCGGCCGACTCGCCGTACTGA
- a CDS encoding sigma-70 family RNA polymerase sigma factor, with the protein MATELIVRARAGDGEAFRALTEPHRRELQVHCYRMLGSVQDAEDALQDTLLSAWRGLDGFDGRASIRTWLYRIATNRCLSALRSAARRPAKAWDIPGVEPPEPTRLGEVVWLEPFPDALLPEPAGPEARYEQRESVSLAFVTALQALPPRQLAVLVLRDVLAFPASEVAGMLDTTVDSVKSALKRARAGLRRREPAEPPPAPGSPAENAIVADFVRAWETADIDALVTLLTDDVFLAMPPLPFEYEGRDVTARFCARLFGAGRRFDLVPTRANGQPAFGAYLRGASGIRHGTGLYVLGLAGDRICAMTRFENSVLPAFGLPRSLPA; encoded by the coding sequence ATGGCCACCGAACTGATCGTGCGGGCGCGGGCCGGTGACGGCGAGGCGTTCCGGGCCCTGACCGAGCCGCACCGCCGTGAGCTGCAGGTGCACTGCTACCGGATGCTGGGCTCGGTCCAGGACGCCGAGGACGCGCTGCAGGACACGCTGCTGTCCGCGTGGCGCGGGCTCGACGGCTTCGACGGCCGGGCCTCGATCCGCACCTGGCTCTACCGGATCGCCACCAACCGGTGCCTGAGCGCGCTGCGCTCCGCGGCCCGGCGCCCGGCCAAGGCGTGGGACATCCCCGGCGTCGAGCCACCGGAGCCGACGCGGCTCGGCGAAGTCGTCTGGCTCGAACCCTTCCCGGACGCGCTCCTGCCCGAGCCGGCCGGTCCGGAGGCGCGCTACGAGCAGCGCGAATCCGTCTCGCTGGCCTTCGTGACGGCTCTGCAGGCCCTGCCGCCGCGTCAGCTGGCCGTGCTCGTCCTGCGTGACGTCCTGGCGTTCCCGGCGAGCGAGGTAGCCGGGATGCTGGACACGACGGTCGACTCGGTCAAGAGCGCCCTGAAGCGGGCCCGCGCCGGCCTGCGGCGCCGGGAGCCGGCCGAGCCGCCGCCCGCGCCCGGCTCACCCGCGGAGAACGCGATCGTGGCGGACTTCGTGCGGGCGTGGGAAACGGCCGACATCGACGCGCTGGTGACCCTGCTGACCGACGACGTCTTCTTGGCGATGCCGCCGCTGCCGTTCGAATACGAGGGCCGCGACGTCACGGCGCGGTTCTGCGCGCGCCTGTTCGGCGCGGGCCGCCGGTTCGACCTCGTCCCGACGCGCGCCAACGGCCAGCCGGCGTTCGGCGCCTACCTGCGCGGTGCGTCGGGCATCCGGCACGGGACGGGCTTGTACGTCCTCGGGCTGGCCGGGGACCGGATCTGCGCCATGACCCGGTTCGAGAACAGCGTCCTCCCGGCGTTCGGGTTGCCGCGTTCGCTGCCGGCGTGA